AACCCGACCGCGGATGAACCAGGCCCACCATGCCGTACGGAATCGCCACGGCTATCCCCGTCGGCACCAACGCCCGCTCCCCCGGAGCCAGTTCGACATCGCAGGCGCTGAACAGGTCGACGCCGGCGTCACCGTCGTGGGCCCTGGCGGGCATCGGTAGCTCGCGGTCCAGACGCAGGACCGCCAGAGAGGTGGACACGACGTCACAGATTACTCTGAGGCGCGTGTCCGATACGCGCGCAACCACCCAAACGGTGCGCTACCGCGAACGGCTCTCGGTGCCGTGGTGGTGGTGGCTGCCCGGACTCGGGCTGGCGGCACTGATCGCCTACGAGGTCAACATGGGTATCGAGGGCCTGCCCGACTGGGCGCCGTACGCGGTGCTGCTTCCGGTCGCGGCGGTCGTCCTGGCGTGGTTCGGCAGAGCCGAGATCCGCGTGGTCGCCGGCCCGGAGGGCGAAACCGAACTGTGGGTCGGCGCCGCGCACCTTCCGGTCAGCGTCGTGGCCAAATCGGCGGAAGTACCCAGGACGGCGAAATCCGCGGCGCTGGGCCGCCAACTGGACCCGGCGGCTTATGTCGTGCACCGGGCCTGGGTGGGCCCGATGATCTTGCTGGTCCTCGACGATCCCGAGGATCCCACGCCCTACTGGCTGGTCAGCACCCGTCATCCCGAACGGGTGCTGTCCGCGCTCGGCCGCTGACCCTCAGGCCGCGCAGTCCGAGCAGATCAACATGCCGTTCTTCTCGCTGGCGAGCCGGCTGCGGTGGTGCACCAGGAAGCAACTCGAGCAAGTGAACTCGTCGGCCTGCTTGGGGACCACCCGGACGGACAGTTCCTCCCCGGACAGATCCGCGCCGGGCAGTTCGAAATTCTCGGCGGTGTCCGACTCGTCGACGTCGACGACCGCCGACTGCGCCTCGTTCCGCCGTGCCTTGAGTTCCTCGAGCGAATCCTCGGAGACATCGTCGGTCTCCGTACGCCGCGGGGCGTCGTAGTCGGTAGCCATCGTGTTGTCCCCTCCGTGTGCCTGTGCAGCAGTGCTTTGTACCAGCGTCGAACGCATTCCCCAAATGATTCGTGCCCGTTGCTCGCTCCGAGCGTCTGTGATTTGCATCACATTCGTGGGTTTCGCAGGTGCGCACCGCGGACGACGAGTGCCGCGGCGGGCTCTAGAGTGCATGCGTGGTCTCCACCATCACCGAAGGCACCGCGTTCGACAGACACGGTCGCCCCTTCCGCCGGCGCAACTTCGTGCCCGGCCTCCTCGCCATCGGCGCCCTCGCCGTCGTCGCGATGGTGGTGTGGGTGATCGCGCTGAATCAGCCGGTCGACGTCCGCGAGGCCGCGGTGTGCAACCCACCGCCCCCGGCCCCCGCCACCGAACCGCCCCCTCCGGTGCTGGGCGAGCAGGTGACGCGCACCGACATGATCGACGTCACGCCGGCGAAGCTGGCCGACACCAGGATCCGGGTGCTCAACGCGAGCGGTCAGGGCGGTCAGGCCGGTGAGATCGCCGGGGAGCTGCGTGACCTCGGGTTCGCTGCGCCGGAGGCGGCCAACGACCCGATCTACGTGACCGCCCGGCTCGAGTGCCAGGGTCAGATCCGGTTCGGCCCGTCGGGACGCGCCGCCGCCGCAGCGGTGTGGCTGGTGGCGCCGTGCACGGAACTGTTCGAAGACCAGCGTCCCGATCCGACCGTCGACCTGGCGATCGGCACGGAGTTCTCCGAACTGCAGGCCAGCGACGCCATCGACGCGGTGCTGGCGAGTCTGCGCCCGGACGCCACCGCCCCGGCCGATCCCGAGCTGCTCAAGCGGATCCACACCGGCACCTGCTGACGGGTCAGCCGCGCACCCCGGCGCGCCTCAGCGCCTCGTCGAGTGCGTCGGCGATCCCCGGGGCGGCCGCCACGACGAGTCCGGCGCCTCCGACCGGTCCCGCGGTGGGCGGCAGCGACACCGTCGCCCCGGCTTCCGCGGCGACCAGTGCCCCGGCCGCCCAGTCCCACACGTTGACGCCGTCCTCGTAGTAGGCGTCCAGCAGCCCGGCGCCCACCATGCACAGGTCCAGGGCGCAGGAGCCGATCCGGCGCACATCGCGCACGTGGGGCATCAGCTCGACGAGCAGTTCGGCTTGGCGGCGTCGCCGTTCCGGCGCGTAGGCGAACCCGGTGCCCAGCAGGGCCATCGCGAGCCGGTCGGGTGCATTGGCGCGCAGCCGGCGCACCGTGCCGTGGCGGCGCAGCTGTGCGCCGTGTCCGCGGGCGGCGGAGTAGACCGCGTCCGCGGCCACATCGGCGACCGCACCCGCCACCGATTCGCCGTCGCGCTGGACCGCCACCGACACGGCGTAGGCCTCGATGCCGTAGACGAAGTTCACCGTGCCGTCGATCGGGTCGAGCACCCAGGTGAGCTGGCCGGCACCCGCGTCGGCGGCGCCGCCCTCTTCCTCCCCGAGGATCTGCTCACCCGGCCGCCGTTCGGCGAGTCTGTCGCGCAGCAGCCGTTCGGTCTCGGTGTCGACGACGGTCACCGGGTCGGTCGGTGTGCTCTTCGCGCTCACCGCACCGGCCCCGGCATCGCCGGAGGCGCTGAACACTTCGCCGCGCCGCTTCCGCACGAATGCGG
Above is a window of Mycolicibacterium baixiangningiae DNA encoding:
- a CDS encoding DUF3093 domain-containing protein, which encodes MSDTRATTQTVRYRERLSVPWWWWLPGLGLAALIAYEVNMGIEGLPDWAPYAVLLPVAAVVLAWFGRAEIRVVAGPEGETELWVGAAHLPVSVVAKSAEVPRTAKSAALGRQLDPAAYVVHRAWVGPMILLVLDDPEDPTPYWLVSTRHPERVLSALGR
- a CDS encoding DUF4193 domain-containing protein, whose product is MATDYDAPRRTETDDVSEDSLEELKARRNEAQSAVVDVDESDTAENFELPGADLSGEELSVRVVPKQADEFTCSSCFLVHHRSRLASEKNGMLICSDCAA
- the cei gene encoding envelope integrity protein Cei — encoded protein: MVSTITEGTAFDRHGRPFRRRNFVPGLLAIGALAVVAMVVWVIALNQPVDVREAAVCNPPPPAPATEPPPPVLGEQVTRTDMIDVTPAKLADTRIRVLNASGQGGQAGEIAGELRDLGFAAPEAANDPIYVTARLECQGQIRFGPSGRAAAAAVWLVAPCTELFEDQRPDPTVDLAIGTEFSELQASDAIDAVLASLRPDATAPADPELLKRIHTGTC
- a CDS encoding inositol monophosphatase family protein, with translation MDAAEQRDDPVVLREVAEQLAAEAAAFVRKRRGEVFSASGDAGAGAVSAKSTPTDPVTVVDTETERLLRDRLAERRPGEQILGEEEGGAADAGAGQLTWVLDPIDGTVNFVYGIEAYAVSVAVQRDGESVAGAVADVAADAVYSAARGHGAQLRRHGTVRRLRANAPDRLAMALLGTGFAYAPERRRRQAELLVELMPHVRDVRRIGSCALDLCMVGAGLLDAYYEDGVNVWDWAAGALVAAEAGATVSLPPTAGPVGGAGLVVAAAPGIADALDEALRRAGVRG